The Muntiacus reevesi chromosome 10, mMunRee1.1, whole genome shotgun sequence genome has a segment encoding these proteins:
- the NPM2 gene encoding nucleoplasmin-2 isoform X2 has protein sequence MRPLPGPLPRLLNDPLWAAGPTGEAGVRKLERKAIRGGADEVSGVRDGEEEESCSAPARIMNRSPISSTSEKETLSLLWGCELNQERPAWTFKPQKVGRQDCVLLLSTISLGEKAKEEVNVVEILPSASQDDKRRKPLTLASLRASVLPMVVLGLEFSPPVTFQLRAGSGPVFLCGQEHYNRSWEEVEEEEEDLEEEEDDDDDDEDIDMFLEETPVKQVKRLVPQKQTGAAKTPP, from the exons ATGAGACCCCTCCCGGGGCCCCTTCCCAGGCTTCTTAACGACCCGCTGTGGGCGGCCGGGCCCACAGGTGAGGCCGGAGTAAGGAAGCTGGAGAGGAAAGCGATCCGAGGAGGAGCCGATGAAGTGAGCGGAGTCAGGGACGGCGAGGAGGAGGAGAG CTGCTCGGCGCCCGCCCGCATCATGAACCGCAGTCCCATCAGCAGCACCTCCGAAAAGGAGACGCTGAGCCTGCTCTGGG GCTGTGAGCTAAACCAGGAGAGGCCGGCGTGGACCTTCAAACCCCAAAAGGTGGGGAGGCAGGACTGTGTGCTGTTGCTCAGCACG ATTTCCCTGGGGGAGAAAGCCAAAGAGGAGGTGAACGTCGTGGAGATCCTGCCCTCGGCAAGCCAGGACGACAAGAGGAGGAAGCCCCTCACCCTGGCCTCGCTTCGGGCATCGGTCCTCCCCATG GTCGTTCTGGGGTTGGAGTTTTCGCCTCCAGTCACGTTCCAGCTCCGGGCTGGCTCTGGGCCCGTTTTCCTCTGCGGCCAGGAACACTACA ATCGATCCTGGGAggaagtggaggaggaggaggaggacctggaggaggaggaagatgatgatgatgacgatgaAGATATTGATATGTTCCTGGAGGAGACGCCCGTCAAACAAGTGAAGAGGCTGGTGCCCCAGAAGCAGACAGGTGCTGccaag ACACCACCGTAA
- the NPM2 gene encoding nucleoplasmin-2 isoform X1: MRPLPGPLPRLLNDPLWAAGPTGEAGVRKLERKAIRGGADEVSGVRDGEEEESCSAPARIMNRSPISSTSEKETLSLLWGCELNQERPAWTFKPQKVGRQDCVLLLSTISLGEKAKEEVNVVEILPSASQDDKRRKPLTLASLRASVLPMVVLGLEFSPPVTFQLRAGSGPVFLCGQEHYNRSWEEVEEEEEDLEEEEDDDDDDEDIDMFLEETPVKQVKRLVPQKQTGAAKEKKMEKKEEVVR; this comes from the exons ATGAGACCCCTCCCGGGGCCCCTTCCCAGGCTTCTTAACGACCCGCTGTGGGCGGCCGGGCCCACAGGTGAGGCCGGAGTAAGGAAGCTGGAGAGGAAAGCGATCCGAGGAGGAGCCGATGAAGTGAGCGGAGTCAGGGACGGCGAGGAGGAGGAGAG CTGCTCGGCGCCCGCCCGCATCATGAACCGCAGTCCCATCAGCAGCACCTCCGAAAAGGAGACGCTGAGCCTGCTCTGGG GCTGTGAGCTAAACCAGGAGAGGCCGGCGTGGACCTTCAAACCCCAAAAGGTGGGGAGGCAGGACTGTGTGCTGTTGCTCAGCACG ATTTCCCTGGGGGAGAAAGCCAAAGAGGAGGTGAACGTCGTGGAGATCCTGCCCTCGGCAAGCCAGGACGACAAGAGGAGGAAGCCCCTCACCCTGGCCTCGCTTCGGGCATCGGTCCTCCCCATG GTCGTTCTGGGGTTGGAGTTTTCGCCTCCAGTCACGTTCCAGCTCCGGGCTGGCTCTGGGCCCGTTTTCCTCTGCGGCCAGGAACACTACA ATCGATCCTGGGAggaagtggaggaggaggaggaggacctggaggaggaggaagatgatgatgatgacgatgaAGATATTGATATGTTCCTGGAGGAGACGCCCGTCAAACAAGTGAAGAGGCTGGTGCCCCAGAAGCAGACAGGTGCTGccaag gaaaaaaagatggaaaaaaaagaggaggtaGTAAGGTAA
- the FGF17 gene encoding fibroblast growth factor 17 isoform X2 produces the protein MGATRLLPNLTLCLQLLILCCQTQYVRDQGAMTDQLSRRQIREYQLYSRTSGKHVQVTGRRISATAEDGNKFAKLIVETDTFGSRVRIKGAESEKYICMNKRGKLIGKPSGKSKDCVFTEIVLENNYTAFQNARHEGWFMAFTRQGRPRQASRSRQNQREAHFIKRLYQGQLPFPNHAERQKQFEFVGSAPTRRTKRTRRPQPLT, from the exons ATGGGAGCCACCCGCTTGCTGCCCAACCTCACACT GTGCCTGCAGCTGCTGATTCTCTGCTGTCAAACTCAG TACGTGAGGGACCAGGGTGCCATGACCGACCAGCTGAGCCGGCGGCAGATCCGTGAGTACCAGCTCTACAGCCGGACCAGTGGCAAGCACGTGCAGGTCACCGGGCGTCGCATCTCCGCCACCGCTGAGGACGGCAACAAGTTTG ccaAGCTCATAGTGGAGACTGACACGTTCGGAAGCCGGGTGCGCATCAAGGGGGCTGAGAGTGAGAAATACATCTGTATGAATAAGCGGGGCAAGCTCATCGGAAAG CCCAGCGGGAAGAGCAAAGACTGCGTGTTCACCGAGATCGTGCTGGAGAACAATTACACGGCCTTCCAGAATGCCCGGCACGAGGGCTGGTTCATGGCCTTCACACGGCAGGGCCGGCCCCGTCAGGCCTCCCGCAGCCGCCAGAACCAGCGAGAAGCTCACTTCATCAAGCGCCTCTACCAGGGCCAGCTGCCTTTCCCCAACCACGCCGAGAGGCAGAAGCAGTTCGAGTTCGTGGGCTCGGCGCCCACCCGCCGGACCAAGCGCACGCGGAGGCCGCAGCCCCTGACGTAG
- the FGF17 gene encoding fibroblast growth factor 17 isoform X1: MGATRLLPNLTLCLQLLILCCQTQGENHPSPNFNQYVRDQGAMTDQLSRRQIREYQLYSRTSGKHVQVTGRRISATAEDGNKFAKLIVETDTFGSRVRIKGAESEKYICMNKRGKLIGKPSGKSKDCVFTEIVLENNYTAFQNARHEGWFMAFTRQGRPRQASRSRQNQREAHFIKRLYQGQLPFPNHAERQKQFEFVGSAPTRRTKRTRRPQPLT, encoded by the exons ATGGGAGCCACCCGCTTGCTGCCCAACCTCACACT GTGCCTGCAGCTGCTGATTCTCTGCTGTCAAACTCAG GGGGAGAATCACCCGTCTCCTAATTTTAACCAGTACGTGAGGGACCAGGGTGCCATGACCGACCAGCTGAGCCGGCGGCAGATCCGTGAGTACCAGCTCTACAGCCGGACCAGTGGCAAGCACGTGCAGGTCACCGGGCGTCGCATCTCCGCCACCGCTGAGGACGGCAACAAGTTTG ccaAGCTCATAGTGGAGACTGACACGTTCGGAAGCCGGGTGCGCATCAAGGGGGCTGAGAGTGAGAAATACATCTGTATGAATAAGCGGGGCAAGCTCATCGGAAAG CCCAGCGGGAAGAGCAAAGACTGCGTGTTCACCGAGATCGTGCTGGAGAACAATTACACGGCCTTCCAGAATGCCCGGCACGAGGGCTGGTTCATGGCCTTCACACGGCAGGGCCGGCCCCGTCAGGCCTCCCGCAGCCGCCAGAACCAGCGAGAAGCTCACTTCATCAAGCGCCTCTACCAGGGCCAGCTGCCTTTCCCCAACCACGCCGAGAGGCAGAAGCAGTTCGAGTTCGTGGGCTCGGCGCCCACCCGCCGGACCAAGCGCACGCGGAGGCCGCAGCCCCTGACGTAG